Proteins found in one Pagrus major chromosome 20, Pma_NU_1.0 genomic segment:
- the LOC141015156 gene encoding sulfotransferase 2B1-like — translation MTEAELYTVYKGVYVPTLLHPQHSLKYYEDFTFRQDDIIVATYPKSGTTWMQEIAPLIMSGGDPASVDTLPNWDRVPWLEEQRSCVLNLEQRPSPRMFATHYHYNMMPPSFFEAKPKVIYVMRNPRDVFTSSFHYYGMASYLVNPGSQSEFLRKFLDGKVMFGSWFDHVKSWLNAEDKERIMYISYEEMIMDLKDSVSRISQFLGKSWDAEVIEKIADRCLFKNMKQNKMSNYSTVPREFMDQTKTEFLRKGIAGDWKNQLTVAEAEIFDAVYKDQMKDFKHKFIWD, via the exons ATGACTGAGGCAGAGTTATACACAGTGTACAAGGGTGTCTATGTGCCCACACTCCTGCACCCCCAGCACAGTCTGAAATACTACGAGGACTTTACTTTTCGCCAAGATGATATCATCGTTGCAACGTATCCAAAGTCAG GTACAACCTGGATGCAGGAGATTGCTCCTCTGATCATGAGTGGAGGTGATCCAGCTTCTGTTGACACTCTTCCTAACTGGGACCGTGTTCCATGGCTGGAGGAACAACGGTCCTGCGTCCTAAACCTTGAACAGCGGCCGTCCCCACGCATGTTTGCTACACACTATCACTACAACATGATGCCACCATCCTTCTTTGAAGCCAAGCCAAAG GTCATCTATGTCATGAGGAACCCGAGAGATGTATTTACATCTTCCTTTCACTATTATGGGATGGCATCGTACCTGGTAAACCCTGGCTCACAGAGCGAGTTCCTCCGCAAGTTCCTTGATGGAAAAG TTATGTTCGGCTCATGGTTTGATCATGTAAAGAGCTGGCTGAATGCTGAGGATAAAGAGCGCATAATGTACATCTCCTATGAAGAGATGATAATG gACCTGAAGGACTCAGTGTCAAGAATTTCTCAGTTCTTGGGGAAATCTTGGGATGCTGAGGTGATCGAGAAGATAGCAGACCGATGTCTGTTCAAGAACATGAAGcagaacaaaatgtcaaactactctACAGTTCCTCGTGAGTTCATGGACCAGACAAAGACTGAATTTCTCAGGAAAg gAATTGCCGGAGACTGGAAAAACCAATTAACCGTGGCAGAAGCAGAGATCTTTGATGCAGTTTACAAAGACCAAATGAAAGATTTCAAACATAAATTCATATGGGattaa